One window from the genome of Epinephelus fuscoguttatus linkage group LG3, E.fuscoguttatus.final_Chr_v1 encodes:
- the mettl26 gene encoding methyltransferase-like 26, protein MLNAAAAERNKEPILAVLRECVNTGRPLQALEISSGTGQHVIHFAQALRNITWQPSEYDRQSLVSIEAYRAHYQPYNVRPAIHLDASLPHQYWGGIQPESLDLVVNINMIHISPMACTEGLFKGAGAVLKPQGLLLTYGPYAVNGQITPQSNIDFDYSLRQRNSEWGLRDISLLNSIAQRNGLFLEKIVDMPANNKCLLFRKESLV, encoded by the exons ATGCTGAACGCCGCCGCCGCGGAGAGGAACAAGGAGCCCATCCTGGCGGTGCTCCGGGAGTGCGTGAACACCGGGAGACCCCTGCAGGCTTTAGAGATCTCCTCCGGTACCGGACAGCATGTCATACACTTCGCTCAGGCCCTGCGGAATATTACCTGGCAGCCCTCAGAGTATGACCGCCAGTCTCTAGTCAG TATCGAAGCGTACAGAGCCCACTACCAGCCGTACAATGTGAGGCCTGCCATCCACCTGGATGCTTCTCTACCCCATCAGTACTGGGGAGGCATCCAGCCAGAGAGCCTCGATCTGGTAGTCAACATCAACATGATCCACATTTCTCCAATGGCTTGCACAGAG GGGTTATTCAAAGGGGCTGGAGCAGTGCTGAAGCCGCAAGGTCTTCTATTGACATATGGG CCCTACGCAGTGAATGGTCAGATCACCCCTCAAAGTAATATTGACTTTGACTACAGCCTACGGCAGAG GAACTCAGAGTGGGGACTCAGGGATATCTCCCTCCTCAATTCTATAGCACAAAGAAATGGTTTATTCTTGGAGAAAATA GTGGACATGCCTGCAAACAACAAGTGTCTTCTGTTCAGGAAGGAGAGCCTGGTGTGA
- the wfikkn1 gene encoding WAP, Kazal, immunoglobulin, Kunitz and NTR domain-containing protein — protein MCEIPLQLLEARCVRDQSWHNAPNSNKIGWIRAYLLMLFIWELPELSLCASVAGSKVAHEGFCPNKLNSNLWVDAQSTCERECNIDEDCADFEKCCTNVCGLNSCVAARFSDGTPAQPDGQGGEGGGDAPTSTATCEGFICSQQGATCDIWDGQPICKCQDRCEKEPNFTCASDGLTYFNRCYMDAEACIRGVTLTVVTCRFYLAGPHTSPLPQDTTANPTPTSSQEDPMPPTLYSNPHHQSIYVGGTVSFHCDVIGVPRPDVTWEKQSERRERLVMRPDQMYGNVVITNIGQLVIYNAQVWDTGIYTCIARNSAGVLRADYPLSVIRRSDDDFSEDPEMPMGRPFSPADCLAEVDVRVCSGERHVDWYYDSKLGSCMAFSNGGCDDSRNRFETYEECKASCQREGMGICSLPAVQGPCKSWEPRWAWNSLLKQCQAFAYGGCHGNANSFHTKKECEANCPQAKRKPCKTCRVKGKMVPSLCRSDFAIVGRLTELVEDLDSGLARFSLEEVLRDEKMGLTFFNTKHLEVTIAKIDWSCPCPNITMEENPLLVMGVVQEGMAIIQSDSYVRAITERRLKKLRDVLNKKTCEVL, from the exons ATGTGTGAAATCCCTTTACAACTTTTGGAGGCTCGATGTGTGAGGGATCAAAGTTGGCATAATGCACCCAACTCGAATAAGATCGGATGGATACGTGCGTATTTGTTGATGCTCTTCATTTGGGAATTACCCGAACTTTCTTTGTGTGCAAGTGTGGCAGGATCCAAAGTTGCACACGAAGGATTTTGTCCCAACAAGCTGAATTCTAATCTCTGGGTTGATGCACAAAGCACCTGTGAGAGAGAATGCAACATCGATGAG gACTGTGCTGACTTTGAGAAATGCTGCACCAACGTGTGTGGTCTCAACAGCTGTGTGGCTGCACGTTTCTCTGATGGCACCCCTGCCCAGCCAGATGGGCAGGgtggagagggaggaggtgatGCCCCCACCTCCACGGCTACCTGTGAGGGCTTCATCTGCAGCCAGCAGGGAGCAACCTGTGACATCTGGGATGGACAGCCCATCTGCAAGTGCCAGGACCGGTGTGAGAAAGAGCCCAACTTCACCTGTGCCTCAGATGGCCTCACCTACTTCAACCGCTGCTACATGGACGCAGAGGCCTGCATCCGTGGGGTGACTTTAACTGTGGTCACCTGCCGCTTCTACCTGGCCGGGCCCCACACCAGCCCACTGCCTCAGGACACTACAGCGAACCCCACTCCGACATCCTCCCAGGAGGACCCTATGCCGCCCACACTGTACTCCAACCCTCACCACCAGTCCATCTATGTGGGAGGCACAGTCAGCTTCCACTGTGACGTTATTGGAGTCCCCAGACCTGATGTGACATGGGAGAAACAGAGTGAACGGCGTGAACGGCTGGTCATGAGGCCTGACCAGATGTATGGCAACGTGGTCATCACCAACATCGGTCAGCTTGTCATTTACAATGCACAGGTGTGGGATACAGGTATCTACACCTGCATTGCACGGAATTCTGCAGGAGTTCTCCGTGCAGACTACCCACTGTCTGTCATCCGCCGGTCTGATGATGACTTCTCTGAGGATCCTGAGATGCCCATGGGGCGGCCATTCTCACCAGCAGACTGCCTGGCTGAAGTGGACGTGAGGGTGTGCAGTGGTGAGCGCCATGTGGACTGGTATTATGACAGCAAGCTGGGCTCCTGCATGGCCTTCAGCAATGGTGGATGCGACGACAGCCGAAACCGCTTCGAGACTTACGAGGAGTGCAAGGCGTCCTGTCAGAGAGAGGGGATGGGTATCTGCTCCCTGCCTGCTGTTCAGGGCCCCTGCAAATCTTGGGAGCCACGTTGGGCCTGGAATTCCCTCCTCAAACAGTGCCAAGCCTTTGCCTACGGTGGCTGCCATGGGAATGCCAACAGCTTCCATACCAAGAAGGAGTGTGAGGCAAACTGCCCACAAGCCAAAAGAAAACCTTGTAAGACATGTCGCGTGAAGGGGAAAATGGTGCCCAGCTTATGCAGGAGCGACTTTGCTATTGTGGGGCGGCTGACAGAGCTGGTGGAGGATCTGGACTCGGGGTTAGCCCGCTTTAGCTTGGAGGAGGTCCTGAGAGATGAAAAGATGGGCTTGACTTTCTTCAATACCAAGCACCTAGAGGTGACTATCGCCAAGATAGACTGGAGCTGTCCCTGTCCCAACATCACCATGGAGGAAAACCCATTGCTGGTGATGGGTGTTGTTCAAGAGGGCATGGCCATCATCCAATCAGACAGCTACGTCAGAGCCATAACTGAGCGCAGACTGAAGAAGCTGCGTGATGTTCTGAATAAAAAGACCTGTGAGGTATTGTAG